Proteins encoded together in one Halalkaliarchaeum sp. AArc-CO window:
- a CDS encoding phosphate ABC transporter ATP-binding protein, which produces MSDSTARIDRQPSTTADGIAVAGVSHGFDGEAVLEDVTVSVNPGEVLAIIGPSGTGKTTLLRLLALFDRPDVGSIHLDGTDVWAQSERDRLAARRRIGMVFQEPNLFDASVRRNVSYGLQIRRDWDDRLNQWFSRLIGKKNGTVATEALEIVGLEEAATQDASSLSGGEAQRVAFARALAYDPDFLLLDEPTSDLDPRNTAVLEEAIETARDQGLGVAIATHDMNQAERVADRVAVMLQGRLIEVGPTDRVFTDPDDRRVQKFIDGELVY; this is translated from the coding sequence ATGAGCGACTCGACGGCCCGGATCGACCGACAGCCGTCTACAACAGCAGACGGGATCGCCGTCGCAGGCGTGAGTCACGGCTTCGATGGCGAGGCCGTGCTCGAAGACGTCACTGTCTCGGTGAACCCGGGAGAGGTGCTCGCGATCATCGGCCCGTCCGGTACCGGAAAGACCACCCTGTTGCGGCTGCTGGCGCTCTTCGACCGACCCGACGTCGGGTCGATTCACCTCGACGGGACAGACGTCTGGGCCCAATCCGAACGGGATCGTCTCGCGGCCCGACGGCGAATCGGAATGGTGTTTCAGGAGCCGAACCTCTTCGACGCCTCGGTTCGTCGGAACGTGAGCTACGGACTGCAGATCCGGCGCGACTGGGATGACCGACTGAATCAGTGGTTTTCGCGTCTCATCGGCAAGAAAAACGGCACAGTGGCGACCGAAGCGCTCGAAATCGTCGGGCTCGAGGAGGCGGCTACGCAGGACGCGTCCTCGCTGTCCGGCGGGGAGGCCCAGCGCGTCGCGTTCGCCCGGGCACTGGCGTACGATCCGGATTTCCTGCTCCTGGATGAACCGACCTCGGACCTCGATCCCCGCAACACCGCTGTCCTCGAGGAGGCGATCGAGACCGCCCGCGACCAGGGCCTGGGCGTCGCGATCGCCACCCACGACATGAACCAGGCCGAACGCGTCGCCGACCGGGTGGCGGTGATGCTGCAGGGTCGGCTCATCGAGGTCGGGCCGACCGACCGCGTCTTTACAGATCCAGACGACCGACGAGTGCAGAAATTCATCGACGGGGAGCTCGTGTACTGA
- a CDS encoding substrate-binding domain-containing protein — MQRRTFLATAAGGMATALAGCTDNSDGNESHDAEILDETLTLTTTTSTYDTGLLDEINVAFQERYGARVEAVAQGTGAALETARNGDSDVVMVHARELEDEFIRGGYGVNRRDLMFNDFVVVGPDDDPAGIDGMDEVTTAFETIADTESVFVSRGDNSGTHAKELSIWDESPTEPGGEWYREAGSGMGEVLNQASQSGAYALADRGTFISMQAEIELDIRVEGPIEGGPELLENPYGIVAVNPGVHDHVNYDLAMAYIGFLTSLEGQQLIEEYTVEGEQLFFPEAVSDDPNFQQYVPEDWSSTTD; from the coding sequence ATGCAACGAAGAACGTTCCTCGCAACAGCGGCAGGCGGAATGGCTACAGCACTCGCCGGGTGTACGGACAACAGCGACGGGAACGAGAGTCACGACGCCGAAATTCTAGACGAAACACTCACTCTCACCACCACGACGAGTACTTACGACACGGGGTTGCTCGACGAGATAAATGTCGCATTCCAGGAGCGCTACGGCGCACGTGTCGAGGCCGTCGCCCAGGGGACAGGTGCCGCCCTCGAGACGGCACGGAACGGCGACTCCGACGTCGTAATGGTTCACGCGCGAGAGTTGGAAGACGAGTTCATACGGGGCGGATACGGCGTGAACCGACGAGATCTGATGTTCAACGACTTCGTCGTCGTCGGCCCGGACGACGACCCCGCCGGAATCGACGGTATGGACGAAGTGACGACAGCGTTCGAAACGATTGCGGACACGGAATCGGTCTTCGTCTCCAGGGGAGACAACTCCGGTACTCACGCAAAAGAACTCTCGATCTGGGACGAATCCCCGACCGAACCGGGTGGCGAGTGGTATCGCGAAGCCGGATCGGGGATGGGCGAAGTGCTGAACCAGGCGAGCCAGAGCGGCGCGTACGCCCTGGCGGATCGGGGGACGTTCATCTCGATGCAGGCGGAGATCGAGCTGGACATCAGGGTCGAGGGGCCGATCGAAGGAGGGCCAGAACTGCTCGAAAACCCCTACGGGATCGTGGCCGTCAATCCGGGCGTTCACGACCACGTCAACTACGATCTCGCCATGGCGTACATCGGATTCCTGACATCCCTGGAAGGCCAGCAACTCATCGAAGAGTACACTGTCGAGGGAGAACAGCTGTTCTTCCCCGAAGCGGTTTCAGACGATCCCAACTTCCAACAGTACGTACCGGAAGACTGGAGTTCGACGACCGACTGA
- a CDS encoding HAD-IIB family hydrolase, which produces MAVPLALDIDGTLTTPTGRLDPRVFELLPGWDAPVILATGKAFPYPIALCHFLGLPERIVAENGGVVHVDGETTLRGDREAAWAALEAYADRGGSLEWGPDSTVNRWRETEVALSLSADEALLREVADEFGLVVVDTGFAYHLKSPEPTKGEGLAAIADRLGVPAESFVAIGDSENDVSTFELVAESYAVGNADEAARHAADTVVSEEYMDGTATLLRELRERDR; this is translated from the coding sequence ATGGCTGTTCCGCTCGCACTGGACATCGACGGGACGCTCACGACGCCGACGGGCCGGCTGGATCCCCGCGTCTTCGAACTGCTTCCGGGGTGGGACGCCCCGGTGATTTTGGCCACCGGGAAGGCGTTTCCGTATCCGATCGCACTCTGTCACTTCCTGGGACTTCCAGAGCGGATCGTCGCCGAAAACGGCGGAGTCGTCCATGTCGACGGCGAGACCACCCTCCGGGGCGACCGGGAGGCGGCGTGGGCCGCCCTCGAGGCGTACGCCGACCGGGGCGGAAGCCTCGAGTGGGGGCCCGACTCGACGGTGAACCGGTGGCGCGAGACAGAGGTCGCGCTGTCGCTTTCGGCCGACGAGGCGCTGCTCCGGGAGGTCGCAGACGAGTTCGGACTCGTCGTCGTCGACACCGGGTTCGCGTACCACCTCAAGTCGCCGGAACCGACCAAGGGCGAGGGGCTGGCGGCGATCGCCGACCGGCTCGGCGTGCCCGCAGAATCGTTCGTCGCGATTGGCGACTCCGAAAACGACGTCTCGACGTTCGAGCTGGTCGCCGAGTCGTACGCCGTCGGCAACGCCGACGAGGCCGCCCGGCACGCTGCCGACACGGTGGTGTCCGAAGAGTACATGGACGGTACGGCGACGCTTTTGCGGGAACTTCGCGAACGAGACCGCTGA
- a CDS encoding MFS transporter: MIEYRRGDTSFVVAVVSIAHFFSHVFLLAYPPLFPLLAAEFSVTTAQLGLLVTAIYVPQLLFQLPLGEVVDRVGAKWILVSGLVVTSLSIGGSGLATSYWMLLAFAFVSGIGQSVFHPADYALLETVTTAENEGKGFSAHTFGGYAGFAAAPLVIGSIGITLGWQIALVTVGVVGFIVAIAISLTTESVHARRIESISGRADRTGRTLRQMVTFVKQRDLLFVFGFYLVSMMALVGLQSFTTVLAVYGYGFTESAANTLLTVHLTCTAIGVVVGGPLADRASFRWIVVWMFVLSAVGVGGLVVSAPGASFTFALLLLAIIGFLFGLALPSRDKFANSVVDPDAVGTSFGFFFTGLSLGAVVSPALLGVIIDLWTAPIAFVVVGLLLLVAALIVVVATYTTAQT; encoded by the coding sequence ATGATCGAGTACAGACGCGGCGATACGTCGTTCGTTGTCGCCGTCGTCTCGATCGCTCACTTTTTTTCACACGTCTTTTTGCTGGCGTATCCTCCGTTGTTTCCGTTACTCGCGGCAGAATTTAGCGTCACTACAGCACAGCTTGGCTTGCTGGTGACCGCAATATACGTCCCGCAACTCCTCTTTCAGCTTCCGCTCGGCGAGGTCGTCGACAGGGTCGGTGCAAAGTGGATACTCGTCTCGGGGCTCGTAGTCACCTCTCTCAGTATCGGTGGGTCCGGGCTTGCAACGTCCTACTGGATGCTGCTCGCTTTTGCGTTCGTGTCCGGTATCGGGCAATCTGTGTTCCATCCAGCGGATTACGCGCTCCTCGAGACAGTCACCACAGCAGAGAACGAAGGGAAAGGGTTCAGCGCCCACACGTTCGGCGGTTACGCGGGGTTTGCGGCAGCACCGCTCGTGATCGGGAGCATTGGGATTACACTCGGCTGGCAAATCGCACTCGTTACTGTCGGTGTCGTCGGATTCATCGTCGCGATCGCAATTTCCCTGACGACCGAGTCGGTCCACGCGCGGCGAATCGAATCGATTTCCGGCCGAGCCGACCGAACCGGCCGCACATTGCGCCAGATGGTTACGTTCGTCAAACAAAGAGATCTCCTCTTCGTGTTCGGATTCTATCTAGTGAGTATGATGGCGCTTGTCGGACTGCAGTCGTTCACGACGGTGCTGGCTGTCTACGGCTATGGGTTCACCGAATCAGCGGCAAACACACTACTGACAGTTCATCTCACCTGTACGGCCATCGGCGTCGTCGTGGGTGGGCCACTTGCCGACCGAGCGTCGTTTCGGTGGATCGTGGTCTGGATGTTCGTTCTGTCTGCAGTCGGGGTCGGCGGACTCGTCGTGAGTGCCCCGGGAGCGAGCTTCACCTTCGCGCTGTTGTTGCTTGCGATAATTGGGTTCCTGTTCGGGCTCGCGTTACCGTCGCGCGACAAGTTCGCAAACAGCGTCGTCGACCCCGACGCGGTCGGAACGAGCTTCGGTTTCTTTTTCACTGGCCTCTCGTTGGGCGCCGTCGTTAGTCCCGCACTGCTGGGTGTAATCATCGACCTCTGGACGGCTCCGATCGCGTTCGTCGTTGTAGGACTCTTACTTCTTGTCGCTGCCCTGATCGTCGTCGTGGCAACGTACACAACTGCGCAAACGTGA
- a CDS encoding LysR family transcriptional regulator, with translation MDESPAGRAKATLAEGDVEFDTRDAVLLRMIHRTGSVAAAATELGRSRARALSRIEALEAAFGPLVERRRGGSGGGGSRLTGTGRRLLDRYDRLSAAVSATATVPETVLSGVVREIDGEMATLETDVGRFRGLHEGVAVGDDAHIRIGADAVTLHESGAVPEPDATSARNRLEGVVAGVDSGETVFTVRIDVPGERDGGSDGGSDSGSDGDDITFRALLTKDSARRLDVESGCEVALTWKATATRVIQGVSGNPTRSE, from the coding sequence ATGGACGAGAGTCCGGCCGGCCGAGCGAAGGCAACGCTCGCTGAAGGCGACGTCGAGTTCGACACGCGCGATGCAGTGCTATTGCGGATGATCCACCGGACTGGGTCGGTCGCAGCTGCAGCGACGGAGTTGGGGCGCTCCCGGGCACGAGCGCTCAGTCGAATCGAAGCTCTCGAAGCGGCGTTCGGTCCGCTCGTCGAACGCCGGCGGGGAGGCTCGGGCGGCGGGGGAAGCCGGCTGACCGGAACCGGTCGCCGCCTGCTCGATCGCTACGACCGCCTCTCGGCAGCGGTCTCGGCGACGGCAACCGTACCCGAAACAGTGCTGTCCGGCGTCGTTCGCGAAATCGACGGCGAAATGGCGACGCTCGAAACCGACGTCGGGCGGTTTCGGGGCCTCCACGAGGGGGTAGCAGTCGGCGACGACGCCCACATCCGGATCGGCGCGGACGCGGTGACGCTCCACGAATCAGGGGCGGTGCCGGAGCCGGACGCCACCAGCGCCCGCAACCGGCTCGAGGGGGTCGTCGCCGGCGTCGACTCCGGGGAGACAGTGTTCACGGTCCGGATCGACGTTCCAGGAGAACGCGACGGCGGAAGCGACGGTGGGAGTGACAGTGGGAGTGACGGCGACGATATCACGTTCCGAGCATTACTCACGAAAGACAGCGCACGCCGACTCGACGTCGAGTCGGGTTGTGAGGTTGCGCTCACCTGGAAGGCGACAGCCACGCGGGTCATCCAAGGCGTGAGTGGCAATCCCACGAGGTCGGAGTAG
- a CDS encoding ABC transporter permease, producing the protein MIGASAALPPFAAALEAGWSVLFVDFPFERHYVESIIYVSLYVSLTAVVLSTLFSLPVAMLVGFSDFPGKGFVVAVINTGMGFPSVVVGLVVLFAVSSQGPLGAFDLVFTREAMIMSQFVLATPVITGVSLAAVTSVEQGVRDAAYAMGGTRLDVALVTIKEARYGIVTGILAGLGRAISEVGSVLIVGGNIAGPEGHSVTRTLTTAIQLEARQGRFELALILGAILVTLVLLINGVVLRLGGGRI; encoded by the coding sequence ATGATAGGAGCATCGGCGGCGTTACCCCCCTTCGCGGCGGCGCTGGAGGCCGGCTGGAGCGTACTGTTCGTCGATTTTCCGTTCGAGCGTCACTACGTCGAGAGCATCATCTACGTCTCGCTGTACGTGAGTCTCACCGCGGTGGTGTTGAGCACGCTGTTTAGCCTTCCAGTGGCCATGCTCGTCGGGTTCTCCGACTTTCCAGGGAAGGGATTCGTGGTCGCAGTCATCAACACGGGAATGGGGTTCCCGAGCGTCGTGGTCGGGCTGGTCGTCCTGTTTGCCGTCTCCAGTCAGGGACCGCTGGGAGCGTTCGATCTGGTGTTTACCAGAGAAGCGATGATCATGTCCCAGTTCGTGCTCGCCACGCCGGTGATAACGGGTGTGAGCCTCGCAGCGGTCACGAGCGTCGAGCAAGGGGTCCGTGACGCCGCGTACGCGATGGGCGGAACCCGCCTCGACGTTGCGCTCGTCACGATCAAGGAAGCTCGATACGGCATCGTCACAGGCATACTTGCAGGGTTGGGGCGGGCCATAAGCGAAGTCGGTTCAGTGTTGATCGTCGGCGGCAACATCGCGGGCCCAGAAGGACACTCTGTCACCCGCACACTCACGACGGCAATCCAGCTCGAGGCCCGCCAGGGCCGGTTCGAACTCGCCTTGATCCTGGGAGCGATCCTAGTCACGCTCGTGTTACTCATCAACGGCGTCGTCCTCCGCCTGGGGGGTGGCCGGATATGA
- a CDS encoding amidohydrolase: MTQAADLVLLNGEIHPFTARADASEFHAGPGADLPEALAIRNGKIVRLGTTYDVEFLAGTNTTVVDLGGAVVVPGLIDAHTHMTTTGRYLVHADLSDAGSPSEALGRLEARAEELDVDSPDGDDGDGGDTDGDDWILGFGYDESSWEESRYLTREDLNAVSDTQPVAAFREDMHVASVNSVVLDRLRSSMPDDDVETEAGKPTGVLVEEAVDPVYDAIEPGPDETRSLLSAATEHAAGLGLTGVHDMVRRSYAPQVYRDLDLDGELPIRVRLNYWSDHLDALAELGLRTNHGSDRVQVGGVKTFTDGSIGGRTAKLSAPYDDGDGTGQWVVSPAELSTLVERADDAGFQLTVHAIGDEAIDATLDVFEEHATDPGASRHRIEHVELATDEAIDRFGELGVVASMQPNFHKWAVSGGLYESRLGDRRPRTNRLSKLRDAGAPLAFGSDGMPLGPLVGIHWAVNAPAESQRLSVTEAIRAYTHGAAYAGFDEDRLGTIEPGTCADLTVLAESPWESPDRIREIDVAMTIVDGEIVYDGRGDASRL, translated from the coding sequence ATGACGCAGGCTGCCGATCTCGTGCTGCTGAACGGCGAGATCCACCCGTTTACTGCGAGAGCTGACGCGAGCGAATTCCACGCCGGACCAGGCGCCGACCTCCCGGAGGCGCTAGCGATCCGGAACGGGAAGATCGTTCGTCTCGGAACGACGTACGACGTCGAGTTCCTCGCGGGCACGAACACGACGGTCGTCGATCTCGGCGGCGCGGTGGTCGTCCCAGGGTTGATCGACGCCCACACCCACATGACGACCACCGGTCGCTATCTCGTCCACGCCGACCTCTCGGACGCCGGGAGCCCGTCGGAAGCGCTCGGCAGGCTCGAAGCCAGGGCCGAGGAGCTCGACGTCGACAGCCCCGACGGGGATGACGGCGATGGAGGTGACACCGACGGCGACGACTGGATCCTCGGGTTCGGCTACGACGAATCCAGCTGGGAAGAGTCCCGGTATCTCACTCGGGAGGATCTGAACGCCGTTTCGGATACCCAGCCGGTTGCGGCGTTCCGGGAGGACATGCACGTCGCTTCCGTAAACTCGGTCGTCCTCGACCGGCTCCGGTCGTCGATGCCCGACGACGACGTCGAGACCGAAGCGGGGAAGCCCACAGGCGTGCTCGTCGAGGAGGCGGTCGATCCGGTGTACGACGCGATCGAGCCGGGCCCCGACGAGACCCGGAGCCTGCTTTCGGCGGCGACCGAGCACGCCGCAGGACTCGGCCTGACAGGCGTCCACGACATGGTCCGGCGATCGTACGCCCCGCAGGTGTACCGGGATCTGGATCTCGACGGCGAGCTCCCGATCCGGGTGCGACTCAACTACTGGTCGGATCACCTCGACGCGCTCGCGGAGCTGGGGCTCCGGACGAACCACGGCAGCGACAGGGTGCAGGTCGGCGGGGTGAAAACGTTTACAGACGGTTCGATCGGCGGTCGCACCGCGAAGCTGTCGGCGCCGTACGACGACGGCGACGGCACCGGACAGTGGGTCGTTTCACCCGCGGAGCTGTCGACGCTGGTCGAGCGGGCCGACGACGCCGGCTTCCAGTTGACTGTCCACGCCATCGGCGACGAGGCGATCGACGCGACGCTCGACGTCTTCGAGGAGCACGCGACGGATCCGGGGGCGTCCAGACACCGGATCGAACACGTCGAACTCGCGACTGACGAGGCGATCGATCGGTTCGGCGAGCTGGGCGTCGTCGCATCCATGCAGCCGAATTTCCACAAGTGGGCGGTGTCCGGGGGGCTGTACGAATCCCGGCTCGGCGACCGTCGCCCCCGGACGAACCGCCTCTCCAAACTGCGCGATGCGGGCGCGCCGCTGGCGTTCGGTAGCGACGGGATGCCGCTCGGGCCGCTCGTCGGGATCCACTGGGCGGTGAATGCCCCCGCCGAGAGCCAGCGGCTGTCGGTGACGGAGGCGATCAGGGCGTACACGCACGGGGCAGCCTACGCCGGCTTCGACGAGGACCGGCTCGGGACGATCGAACCCGGTACGTGTGCGGACCTGACTGTGCTCGCCGAATCGCCCTGGGAATCGCCCGACCGGATCCGGGAGATCGACGTGGCGATGACGATCGTCGACGGGGAGATCGTGTACGACGGCCGGGGCGACGCGTCCAGACTGTGA
- a CDS encoding RNA methyltransferase: protein MDGIHILVPSSLVREAEDKREATRKLGTVARAAAVYGARRLVVFPDREGERHLGGEFVETVLRYAATPPELRTDLWGQRDELQYAGVLPPLRLPSEAGSDPNGSESSTQGIVTEVGPEGRVRVNCELQHPISLLVPTGMELEEGERVTIRIDSREPVRARITEKPEVGFQVVSTDLSEALARGPKPRIATSRHGRPTTISRLATLAPKLQDGFTVAFGSPGRGLPEILGITPDEIPPEADSGVDRTVEGTVEPGRGFDLWSNTIPRQASEVVRTEEALFATLAQLTLTE from the coding sequence ATGGACGGTATCCACATCCTGGTGCCGTCCTCGCTCGTCCGCGAAGCCGAGGACAAACGCGAGGCAACTCGCAAGCTCGGCACCGTCGCCCGCGCGGCGGCGGTGTACGGGGCGAGAAGGCTGGTCGTCTTCCCGGACCGGGAAGGCGAACGCCACCTCGGTGGCGAGTTCGTCGAAACCGTGCTGCGGTACGCCGCGACGCCCCCGGAACTCCGAACGGATCTCTGGGGACAACGCGACGAGTTGCAGTACGCCGGCGTACTCCCGCCGCTTCGGCTTCCGTCGGAGGCCGGCTCGGATCCGAACGGATCCGAGTCGTCAACACAGGGAATCGTGACTGAGGTCGGACCTGAAGGTCGCGTTCGGGTCAATTGCGAACTGCAACACCCGATCTCGCTCCTCGTTCCCACCGGAATGGAACTCGAGGAGGGAGAGCGCGTCACCATCAGAATCGATTCGAGAGAGCCGGTCCGTGCCCGGATCACCGAAAAGCCCGAGGTGGGCTTTCAGGTGGTTTCCACGGACCTGTCGGAAGCACTCGCCCGCGGGCCGAAGCCGCGGATCGCCACCTCGAGACACGGTCGACCGACGACCATCTCGCGGCTGGCGACGCTCGCGCCGAAGCTCCAAGACGGGTTCACCGTCGCCTTCGGCTCGCCCGGGCGCGGGCTTCCGGAAATACTCGGGATCACCCCCGACGAGATCCCCCCGGAGGCGGACTCCGGTGTGGATCGCACCGTCGAGGGGACAGTCGAACCCGGCCGTGGGTTCGACCTCTGGTCGAACACGATCCCACGACAGGCGAGCGAGGTCGTGCGGACGGAGGAAGCACTGTTCGCCACCCTCGCACAGCTCACACTCACGGAGTGA
- a CDS encoding tRNA (guanine(26)-N(2))-dimethyltransferase, whose amino-acid sequence MRIEEGGVEIDVTDARDGASDGTGDGVFFNPEQELNRDVTVAVLRAYRNRDDRVESYLDAMAASGIRGVRAAAEGYDVTCCDVDTDAVELARGNLDRNGLDGEVVRRDVNALLHDRNRVFDVTDLDPYGTPIPFADAAFANTRNLVCVTATDTAPLCGAHLASGIRKYGAVPRNTDYHPEMGLRTLLSALVRTAARYDRAATPICSHVSRHYARTYLELESGARAADKLLEELGHVYHCEDCLHREAERGFHADAPDSCSVCGSERVLTAGPLWLGPIRDAEFVVSVRDAITDDMGKAKRARKLLETVACELETPTHYDQHRLCKQWGRPAIGMDEFVDRLRDAGFEATRAHYSGTAFKTDATIPEMRDATGDDG is encoded by the coding sequence ATGCGAATCGAGGAGGGCGGCGTCGAGATCGACGTGACCGACGCCCGGGACGGCGCCAGCGACGGCACCGGCGACGGGGTGTTTTTCAACCCCGAACAGGAGCTCAACCGAGACGTGACCGTCGCGGTTCTCCGGGCGTATCGGAATCGGGACGACCGCGTGGAGTCGTATCTCGATGCAATGGCCGCCTCCGGAATCAGGGGGGTCAGAGCGGCCGCCGAGGGGTACGACGTCACCTGCTGTGACGTCGATACCGACGCCGTCGAACTGGCCCGCGGAAACCTCGACCGGAACGGGCTCGACGGCGAGGTCGTCCGCCGGGACGTGAACGCGCTGCTCCACGACCGCAACCGTGTGTTCGACGTGACCGACCTGGACCCGTACGGAACGCCGATCCCGTTCGCGGACGCCGCGTTCGCCAACACCCGGAATCTGGTGTGTGTCACCGCGACCGACACCGCACCGCTCTGTGGGGCCCACCTCGCCAGCGGGATCCGGAAGTACGGTGCAGTGCCACGGAACACCGACTACCACCCGGAGATGGGCCTCCGAACGCTTCTGTCGGCGCTCGTGCGGACCGCCGCCCGTTACGACCGGGCCGCGACCCCGATCTGCTCGCACGTCTCCCGACATTACGCCCGGACGTATCTCGAACTCGAATCGGGCGCACGCGCGGCCGACAAACTCCTTGAGGAGCTAGGTCACGTCTACCACTGCGAGGACTGCCTCCACCGGGAGGCCGAGCGCGGCTTCCACGCCGACGCTCCCGACTCGTGTTCGGTCTGTGGTAGCGAACGGGTGCTCACGGCCGGCCCCCTGTGGCTCGGCCCGATCCGGGACGCGGAGTTCGTTGTGAGCGTCCGCGATGCGATCACCGACGACATGGGAAAAGCAAAGCGCGCTCGGAAACTCCTGGAGACGGTCGCCTGCGAACTCGAGACGCCGACCCACTACGACCAGCACCGCCTGTGCAAACAGTGGGGCCGGCCGGCGATCGGGATGGACGAGTTCGTCGACCGGCTCCGGGATGCGGGGTTCGAAGCGACGCGAGCGCACTACAGCGGGACGGCGTTCAAGACGGACGCGACGATCCCCGAGATGCGGGACGCGACCGGCGACGACGGATAA
- a CDS encoding 50S ribosomal protein L3 produces the protein MPQPNRPRKGSLGFSPRKRAVSEVPRIRSWPDDDGSPALQGFAGYKAGMTHVVMINDEANSPREGMEQSVPVTVVETPPMRAVAVRAYEETPYGKKPVTEVWASEFHEELDRTLDLPAEDTFDEDAEALRELLAEGSVDDLRMITHTVPSDLANVPKKKPDVMETRVGGGSLEERADFALGLLEDGGEHDFTDVFREGEYLDASGVTKGKGTQGPVKRWGVQKRKGKHARQGWRRRIGNLGPWNPSRVRSTVPQQGQTGYHQRTELNKRLISVGEDGDATPEGGFVNYGEVDGPYALVKGSLPGPNKRLLRFRPAIRPNDQPRLDPEVRYVSTASNQG, from the coding sequence ATGCCACAACCAAACAGACCACGCAAAGGCTCGCTGGGCTTCAGCCCGCGGAAGCGTGCGGTCTCTGAAGTGCCGCGCATCCGCTCGTGGCCCGACGACGACGGCTCACCTGCCCTGCAGGGCTTCGCCGGCTACAAGGCCGGGATGACCCACGTCGTGATGATCAACGACGAGGCCAACTCCCCGCGAGAGGGGATGGAGCAGTCCGTTCCGGTGACGGTCGTCGAGACCCCACCGATGCGGGCCGTCGCAGTGCGGGCCTACGAAGAGACGCCGTACGGAAAGAAGCCGGTGACCGAAGTCTGGGCCAGCGAGTTCCACGAGGAACTCGACCGGACGCTCGATCTCCCGGCGGAAGACACGTTCGACGAGGACGCCGAGGCGCTGCGGGAGCTGCTCGCGGAGGGCAGCGTCGACGATCTCCGGATGATCACCCACACCGTTCCCTCGGACCTCGCGAACGTCCCCAAGAAGAAGCCGGACGTCATGGAGACGCGCGTCGGCGGCGGCTCCCTCGAGGAGCGCGCCGACTTCGCGCTCGGATTGCTCGAAGACGGCGGGGAACACGACTTCACGGACGTGTTCCGCGAGGGAGAGTACCTCGACGCTTCGGGCGTCACGAAGGGGAAAGGAACGCAAGGCCCCGTAAAGCGGTGGGGCGTTCAAAAGCGGAAGGGCAAACACGCCCGCCAGGGATGGCGGCGCCGGATCGGCAACCTCGGTCCGTGGAACCCCTCCCGCGTGCGTTCGACCGTTCCCCAGCAGGGACAGACCGGTTACCACCAGCGCACAGAACTGAACAAGCGGCTCATCTCCGTCGGCGAGGACGGCGATGCGACGCCCGAGGGCGGCTTCGTCAACTACGGCGAGGTCGACGGCCCGTACGCGCTGGTGAAGGGCTCACTGCCCGGACCGAACAAGCGGCTGCTGCGGTTCCGCCCGGCCATCCGGCCGAACGACCAGCCGCGCCTCGACCCCGAGGTGCGGTACGTCTCGACCGCGTCGAATCAGGGGTGA